A section of the Osmia lignaria lignaria isolate PbOS001 chromosome 3, iyOsmLign1, whole genome shotgun sequence genome encodes:
- the shi gene encoding dynamin-1 shibire isoform X4 — protein MAGNTGMEQLIPIVNKLQDAFTQLGVHMQLDLPQIAVVGGQSAGKSSVLENFVGKDFLPRGSGIVTRRPLILQLINSTTEFAEFLHCKGKKFVDFDEVRKEIEAETDRITGSNKGISNIPINLRVYSPNVLNLTLIDLPGLTKVPIGDQPVDIEAQIKAMIFQFIKRENCLILAVTPANTDLANSDALKLAKEVDPQGVRTIGVITKLDLMDDGTDARDILENKLLPLRRGYIGVVNRSQKDIEGRKDIKNALAAERTFFLSHPSYRHLADRLGTPYLQRVLNQQLTNHIRDTLPALRDRLQKQLLALEKDVEQYKHFRPDDPAIKTKAMLQMIQQLQSDFERTIEGSGSAQINTMELSGGAKINRLFHERFPFEIVKMEFDEKELRREIAFAIRNIHGIRVGLFTPDMAFEAIVKKQINRLKEPSLKCVDLVVQELSNVVRICTDRMSRYPRLREETERIITTHVRQREQMCKEQLVLLVDCELAYMNTNHEDFIGFANAQQSSENAVKSGRHTLGNQVIRKGYMCIHNLGIMKGGSKDYWFVLTSESISWFKDEEEREKKYMLPLDGLKLRDLEQGFMSRRHLFALFNPEGRNVYKDSKQLELSCETQDDVDSWKASFLRAGVYPEKSTEQANGEGEDKQRGGSEAQSSMDPQLERQVETIRNLVDSYMKIVTKTTRDLVPKTIMHLIINNAKDFINGELLAHLYASGDQTSMMEESPEEAQKREEMLRMYHACKEALRIIGDVSMATVTTPVPPPVKNDWLASGENPRLSPPSPGGPRRGVTQPPPLSSSRAPPPVPTGGRPAPAIPNRPGPGGPPPARSTPGLPPPMVPSRGGGLQQRVTQAATQAATNAAVNELMDAFKIKRPVPNIPPRIPDRPNYGRLH, from the exons ATGGCAGGAAACACGGGTATGGAACAATTGATTCCGATTGTGAACAAGCTGCAAGATGCATTCACACAACTTGGGGTGCACATGCAACTTGATCTACCACAGATCGCAGTGGTAGGTGGTCAGAGTGCAGGAAAAAGTTCTGTTCTTGAGAACTTTGTCGGGAA agaTTTCTTACCTAGAGGATCAGGCATTGTAACCAGAAGACCACTTATCTTACAACTGATTAATAGTACAACTG AATTTGCTGAGTTTCTGCACTGTAAAGGTAAAAAGTTTGTGGACTTTGATGAAGTACGGAAGGAAATTGAAGCAGAAACAGACAGGATTACAGGCAGTAATAAGGGTATTTCTAACATACCTATAAATTTAAGAGTTTATTCACCCAATG TATTAAATTTAACACTGATCGACTTACCTGGCCTCACAAAAGTACCAATTGGAGATCAACCAGTAGACATAGAAGCTCAAATTAAAGCCATGATTTTTCAATTCATCAAAAGAGAAAATTGCCTTATATTGGCAGTAACACCTGCAAATACTGATTTGGCAAATAGTGATGCTCTTAAACTTGCCAAAGAAGTAGATCCTCAAG GTGTACGTACAATTGGTGTTATTACAAAACTGGATCTTATGGACGATGGTACAGATGCAAGAGATATTCTGGAAAACAAACTATTGCCTCTAAGGCGAGGTTATATAGGTGTTGTTAATAGAAGTCAAAAAGATATAGAAGGTcggaaagatattaaaaatgctTTAGCGGCTGAAAGGACGTTTTTCCTAAG CCATCCATCTTATCGGCACCTAGCAGATAGATTAGGAACACCGTATTTGCAACGTGTTTTAAACCAGCAATTAACAAATCATATCAGGGACACTCTACCAGCATTAAGAGATAGATTACAAAAACAGTTACTTGCTTTGGAAAAAGATGTAGAACAGTACAAACATTTCAGACCTGATGATCCTGCCATAAAAACAAAAGCTATGTTACA GATGATCCAACAGCTTCAGTCAGATTTTGAAAGGACTATAGAAGGTTCAGGATCTGCACAAATTAATACAATGGAGCTTAGTGGAGGTGCTAAGATAAATAGACTATTCCATGAACGTTTTCCGTTTGAAATAGTTAAAATGGAATTTGAtgaaaaagaattgagaaggGAAATTGCTTTTGCCATTAGGAATATTCATG GTATCAGGGTAGGTTTGTTTACTCCTGATATGGCCTTTGAGGCAATAGTTAAGAAGCAAATCAATAGACTCAAGGAACCTAGTCTAAAATGTGTGGACCTAGTTGTACAGGAGCTCAGTAACGTTGTACGCATTTGCACCGATAGA ATGTCACGTTATCCTAGATTGAGGGAAGAAACGGAACGTATTATTACTACTCATGTTAGACAACGTGAACAAATGTGTAAAGAGCAGCTGGTACTTCTGGTGGACTGTGAACTTGCCTACATGAACACGAATCATGAAGATTTTATCGGTTTTGCCAA TGCACAACAGTCCTCGGAAAATGCAGTGAAATCTGGTCGTCATACATTAGGCAATCAAGTAATACGCAAAGGTTACATGTGCATCCACAATCTTGGTATAATGAAAGGTGGTTCTAAAGATTATTGGTTTGTCCTAACATCGGAGAGCATTTCATGGTTCAAGGATGAAgaa GAACGCGAGAAGAAGTACATGTTACCTTTAGATGGATTAAAATTACGAGATTTGGAACAAGGTTTCATGTCCCGACGTCACTTGTTCGCTTTGTTTAATCCTGAAGGCAGAAACGTTTACAAGGATTCCAAACAGCTTGAGTTGAGCTGTGAAACACAGGATGATGTTGATTCTTGGAAAGCTTCTTTCCTCCGAGCTGGTGTATATCCTGAGAAGTCAACGGAACAAGCAAATGGCGAAGGGgag gATAAGCAGCGG GGTGGATCGGAAGCTCAGTCATCGATGGATCCTCAGTTGGAGCGTCAAGTGGAGACTATCAGAAACCTTGTTGATTCGTACATGAAGATTGTCACCAAAACTACTCGCGATCTGGTTCCAAAGACAATTATGCATTTGATCATCAATAATGCAAAGGATTTCATCAATGGAGAGCTATTGGCTCATCTGTACGCAAGCGGTGATCAG ACTTCGATGATGGAAGAATCGCCGGAAGAGGCACAAAAACGGGAAGAAATGTTACGCATGTATCACGCATGCAAGGAAGCACTTCGTATCATCGGGGATGTTTCAATGGCGACGGTTACTACTCCGGTACCACCGCCAGTGAAAAACGATTGGTTGGCGTCTGGCGAGAATCCAAG GTTATCACCACCATCACCTGGTGGGCCAAGACGTGGAGTGACACAGCCACCACCTCTTTCTAGTTCTCGTGCTCCACCACCGGTGCCAACAGGAGGCCGTCCAGCACCGGCTATTCCTAACAGACCCGGACCTGGTGGACCACCACCGGCCCGCTCTACACCTGGCCTACCTCCTCCTATGGTACCATC TCGTGGGGGTGGTCTACAGCAGAGGGTGACGCAAGCTGCGACGCAGGCCGCTACTAATGCCGCCGTGAACGAGCTGATGGACGCATTCAAGATCAA
- the shi gene encoding dynamin-1 shibire isoform X2: MAGNTGMEQLIPIVNKLQDAFTQLGVHMQLDLPQIAVVGGQSAGKSSVLENFVGKDFLPRGSGIVTRRPLILQLINSTTEFAEFLHCKGKKFVDFDEVRKEIEAETDRITGSNKGISNIPINLRVYSPNVLNLTLIDLPGLTKVPIGDQPVDIEAQIKAMIFQFIKRENCLILAVTPANTDLANSDALKLAKEVDPQGVRTIGVITKLDLMDDGTDARDILENKLLPLRRGYIGVVNRSQKDIEGRKDIKNALAAERTFFLSHPSYRHLADRLGTPYLQRVLNQQLTNHIRDTLPALRDRLQKQLLALEKDVEQYKHFRPDDPAIKTKAMLQMIQQLQSDFERTIEGSGSAQINTMELSGGAKINRLFHERFPFEIVKMEFDEKELRREIAFAIRNIHGIRVGLFTPDMAFEAIVKKQINRLKEPSLKCVDLVVQELSNVVRICTDRMSRYPRLREETERIITTHVRQREQMCKEQLVLLVDCELAYMNTNHEDFIGFANAAASSHNASAQQSSENAVKSGRHTLGNQVIRKGYMCIHNLGIMKGGSKDYWFVLTSESISWFKDEEEREKKYMLPLDGLKLRDLEQGFMSRRHLFALFNPEGRNVYKDSKQLELSCETQDDVDSWKASFLRAGVYPEKSTEQANGEGEEGYEGGSEAQSSMDPQLERQVETIRNLVDSYMKIVTKTTRDLVPKTIMHLIINNAKDFINGELLAHLYASGDQTSMMEESPEEAQKREEMLRMYHACKEALRIIGDVSMATVTTPVPPPVKNDWLASGENPRLSPPSPGGPRRGVTQPPPLSSSRAPPPVPTGGRPAPAIPNRPGPGGPPPARSTPGLPPPMVPSRGGGLQQRVTQAATQAATNAAVNELMDAFKIKRPVPNIPPRIPDRPNYGRLH, translated from the exons ATGGCAGGAAACACGGGTATGGAACAATTGATTCCGATTGTGAACAAGCTGCAAGATGCATTCACACAACTTGGGGTGCACATGCAACTTGATCTACCACAGATCGCAGTGGTAGGTGGTCAGAGTGCAGGAAAAAGTTCTGTTCTTGAGAACTTTGTCGGGAA agaTTTCTTACCTAGAGGATCAGGCATTGTAACCAGAAGACCACTTATCTTACAACTGATTAATAGTACAACTG AATTTGCTGAGTTTCTGCACTGTAAAGGTAAAAAGTTTGTGGACTTTGATGAAGTACGGAAGGAAATTGAAGCAGAAACAGACAGGATTACAGGCAGTAATAAGGGTATTTCTAACATACCTATAAATTTAAGAGTTTATTCACCCAATG TATTAAATTTAACACTGATCGACTTACCTGGCCTCACAAAAGTACCAATTGGAGATCAACCAGTAGACATAGAAGCTCAAATTAAAGCCATGATTTTTCAATTCATCAAAAGAGAAAATTGCCTTATATTGGCAGTAACACCTGCAAATACTGATTTGGCAAATAGTGATGCTCTTAAACTTGCCAAAGAAGTAGATCCTCAAG GTGTACGTACAATTGGTGTTATTACAAAACTGGATCTTATGGACGATGGTACAGATGCAAGAGATATTCTGGAAAACAAACTATTGCCTCTAAGGCGAGGTTATATAGGTGTTGTTAATAGAAGTCAAAAAGATATAGAAGGTcggaaagatattaaaaatgctTTAGCGGCTGAAAGGACGTTTTTCCTAAG CCATCCATCTTATCGGCACCTAGCAGATAGATTAGGAACACCGTATTTGCAACGTGTTTTAAACCAGCAATTAACAAATCATATCAGGGACACTCTACCAGCATTAAGAGATAGATTACAAAAACAGTTACTTGCTTTGGAAAAAGATGTAGAACAGTACAAACATTTCAGACCTGATGATCCTGCCATAAAAACAAAAGCTATGTTACA GATGATCCAACAGCTTCAGTCAGATTTTGAAAGGACTATAGAAGGTTCAGGATCTGCACAAATTAATACAATGGAGCTTAGTGGAGGTGCTAAGATAAATAGACTATTCCATGAACGTTTTCCGTTTGAAATAGTTAAAATGGAATTTGAtgaaaaagaattgagaaggGAAATTGCTTTTGCCATTAGGAATATTCATG GTATCAGGGTAGGTTTGTTTACTCCTGATATGGCCTTTGAGGCAATAGTTAAGAAGCAAATCAATAGACTCAAGGAACCTAGTCTAAAATGTGTGGACCTAGTTGTACAGGAGCTCAGTAACGTTGTACGCATTTGCACCGATAGA ATGTCACGTTATCCTAGATTGAGGGAAGAAACGGAACGTATTATTACTACTCATGTTAGACAACGTGAACAAATGTGTAAAGAGCAGCTGGTACTTCTGGTGGACTGTGAACTTGCCTACATGAACACGAATCATGAAGATTTTATCGGTTTTGCCAA CGCGGCAGCCAGTAGCCATAATGCAAG TGCACAACAGTCCTCGGAAAATGCAGTGAAATCTGGTCGTCATACATTAGGCAATCAAGTAATACGCAAAGGTTACATGTGCATCCACAATCTTGGTATAATGAAAGGTGGTTCTAAAGATTATTGGTTTGTCCTAACATCGGAGAGCATTTCATGGTTCAAGGATGAAgaa GAACGCGAGAAGAAGTACATGTTACCTTTAGATGGATTAAAATTACGAGATTTGGAACAAGGTTTCATGTCCCGACGTCACTTGTTCGCTTTGTTTAATCCTGAAGGCAGAAACGTTTACAAGGATTCCAAACAGCTTGAGTTGAGCTGTGAAACACAGGATGATGTTGATTCTTGGAAAGCTTCTTTCCTCCGAGCTGGTGTATATCCTGAGAAGTCAACGGAACAAGCAAATGGCGAAGGGgag GAAGGATATGAG GGTGGATCGGAAGCTCAGTCATCGATGGATCCTCAGTTGGAGCGTCAAGTGGAGACTATCAGAAACCTTGTTGATTCGTACATGAAGATTGTCACCAAAACTACTCGCGATCTGGTTCCAAAGACAATTATGCATTTGATCATCAATAATGCAAAGGATTTCATCAATGGAGAGCTATTGGCTCATCTGTACGCAAGCGGTGATCAG ACTTCGATGATGGAAGAATCGCCGGAAGAGGCACAAAAACGGGAAGAAATGTTACGCATGTATCACGCATGCAAGGAAGCACTTCGTATCATCGGGGATGTTTCAATGGCGACGGTTACTACTCCGGTACCACCGCCAGTGAAAAACGATTGGTTGGCGTCTGGCGAGAATCCAAG GTTATCACCACCATCACCTGGTGGGCCAAGACGTGGAGTGACACAGCCACCACCTCTTTCTAGTTCTCGTGCTCCACCACCGGTGCCAACAGGAGGCCGTCCAGCACCGGCTATTCCTAACAGACCCGGACCTGGTGGACCACCACCGGCCCGCTCTACACCTGGCCTACCTCCTCCTATGGTACCATC TCGTGGGGGTGGTCTACAGCAGAGGGTGACGCAAGCTGCGACGCAGGCCGCTACTAATGCCGCCGTGAACGAGCTGATGGACGCATTCAAGATCAA
- the shi gene encoding dynamin-1 shibire isoform X6, whose product MAGNTGMEQLIPIVNKLQDAFTQLGVHMQLDLPQIAVVGGQSAGKSSVLENFVGKDFLPRGSGIVTRRPLILQLINSTTEFAEFLHCKGKKFVDFDEVRKEIEAETDRITGSNKGISNIPINLRVYSPNVLNLTLIDLPGLTKVPIGDQPVDIEAQIKAMIFQFIKRENCLILAVTPANTDLANSDALKLAKEVDPQGVRTIGVITKLDLMDDGTDARDILENKLLPLRRGYIGVVNRSQKDIEGRKDIKNALAAERTFFLSHPSYRHLADRLGTPYLQRVLNQQLTNHIRDTLPALRDRLQKQLLALEKDVEQYKHFRPDDPAIKTKAMLQMIQQLQSDFERTIEGSGSAQINTMELSGGAKINRLFHERFPFEIVKMEFDEKELRREIAFAIRNIHGIRVGLFTPDMAFEAIVKKQINRLKEPSLKCVDLVVQELSNVVRICTDRMSRYPRLREETERIITTHVRQREQMCKEQLVLLVDCELAYMNTNHEDFIGFANAQQSSENAVKSGRHTLGNQVIRKGYMCIHNLGIMKGGSKDYWFVLTSESISWFKDEEEREKKYMLPLDGLKLRDLEQGFMSRRHLFALFNPEGRNVYKDSKQLELSCETQDDVDSWKASFLRAGVYPEKSTEQANGEGEGGSEAQSSMDPQLERQVETIRNLVDSYMKIVTKTTRDLVPKTIMHLIINNAKDFINGELLAHLYASGDQTSMMEESPEEAQKREEMLRMYHACKEALRIIGDVSMATVTTPVPPPVKNDWLASGENPRLSPPSPGGPRRGVTQPPPLSSSRAPPPVPTGGRPAPAIPNRPGPGGPPPARSTPGLPPPMVPSRGGGLQQRVTQAATQAATNAAVNELMDAFKIKRPVPNIPPRIPDRPNYGRLH is encoded by the exons ATGGCAGGAAACACGGGTATGGAACAATTGATTCCGATTGTGAACAAGCTGCAAGATGCATTCACACAACTTGGGGTGCACATGCAACTTGATCTACCACAGATCGCAGTGGTAGGTGGTCAGAGTGCAGGAAAAAGTTCTGTTCTTGAGAACTTTGTCGGGAA agaTTTCTTACCTAGAGGATCAGGCATTGTAACCAGAAGACCACTTATCTTACAACTGATTAATAGTACAACTG AATTTGCTGAGTTTCTGCACTGTAAAGGTAAAAAGTTTGTGGACTTTGATGAAGTACGGAAGGAAATTGAAGCAGAAACAGACAGGATTACAGGCAGTAATAAGGGTATTTCTAACATACCTATAAATTTAAGAGTTTATTCACCCAATG TATTAAATTTAACACTGATCGACTTACCTGGCCTCACAAAAGTACCAATTGGAGATCAACCAGTAGACATAGAAGCTCAAATTAAAGCCATGATTTTTCAATTCATCAAAAGAGAAAATTGCCTTATATTGGCAGTAACACCTGCAAATACTGATTTGGCAAATAGTGATGCTCTTAAACTTGCCAAAGAAGTAGATCCTCAAG GTGTACGTACAATTGGTGTTATTACAAAACTGGATCTTATGGACGATGGTACAGATGCAAGAGATATTCTGGAAAACAAACTATTGCCTCTAAGGCGAGGTTATATAGGTGTTGTTAATAGAAGTCAAAAAGATATAGAAGGTcggaaagatattaaaaatgctTTAGCGGCTGAAAGGACGTTTTTCCTAAG CCATCCATCTTATCGGCACCTAGCAGATAGATTAGGAACACCGTATTTGCAACGTGTTTTAAACCAGCAATTAACAAATCATATCAGGGACACTCTACCAGCATTAAGAGATAGATTACAAAAACAGTTACTTGCTTTGGAAAAAGATGTAGAACAGTACAAACATTTCAGACCTGATGATCCTGCCATAAAAACAAAAGCTATGTTACA GATGATCCAACAGCTTCAGTCAGATTTTGAAAGGACTATAGAAGGTTCAGGATCTGCACAAATTAATACAATGGAGCTTAGTGGAGGTGCTAAGATAAATAGACTATTCCATGAACGTTTTCCGTTTGAAATAGTTAAAATGGAATTTGAtgaaaaagaattgagaaggGAAATTGCTTTTGCCATTAGGAATATTCATG GTATCAGGGTAGGTTTGTTTACTCCTGATATGGCCTTTGAGGCAATAGTTAAGAAGCAAATCAATAGACTCAAGGAACCTAGTCTAAAATGTGTGGACCTAGTTGTACAGGAGCTCAGTAACGTTGTACGCATTTGCACCGATAGA ATGTCACGTTATCCTAGATTGAGGGAAGAAACGGAACGTATTATTACTACTCATGTTAGACAACGTGAACAAATGTGTAAAGAGCAGCTGGTACTTCTGGTGGACTGTGAACTTGCCTACATGAACACGAATCATGAAGATTTTATCGGTTTTGCCAA TGCACAACAGTCCTCGGAAAATGCAGTGAAATCTGGTCGTCATACATTAGGCAATCAAGTAATACGCAAAGGTTACATGTGCATCCACAATCTTGGTATAATGAAAGGTGGTTCTAAAGATTATTGGTTTGTCCTAACATCGGAGAGCATTTCATGGTTCAAGGATGAAgaa GAACGCGAGAAGAAGTACATGTTACCTTTAGATGGATTAAAATTACGAGATTTGGAACAAGGTTTCATGTCCCGACGTCACTTGTTCGCTTTGTTTAATCCTGAAGGCAGAAACGTTTACAAGGATTCCAAACAGCTTGAGTTGAGCTGTGAAACACAGGATGATGTTGATTCTTGGAAAGCTTCTTTCCTCCGAGCTGGTGTATATCCTGAGAAGTCAACGGAACAAGCAAATGGCGAAGGGgag GGTGGATCGGAAGCTCAGTCATCGATGGATCCTCAGTTGGAGCGTCAAGTGGAGACTATCAGAAACCTTGTTGATTCGTACATGAAGATTGTCACCAAAACTACTCGCGATCTGGTTCCAAAGACAATTATGCATTTGATCATCAATAATGCAAAGGATTTCATCAATGGAGAGCTATTGGCTCATCTGTACGCAAGCGGTGATCAG ACTTCGATGATGGAAGAATCGCCGGAAGAGGCACAAAAACGGGAAGAAATGTTACGCATGTATCACGCATGCAAGGAAGCACTTCGTATCATCGGGGATGTTTCAATGGCGACGGTTACTACTCCGGTACCACCGCCAGTGAAAAACGATTGGTTGGCGTCTGGCGAGAATCCAAG GTTATCACCACCATCACCTGGTGGGCCAAGACGTGGAGTGACACAGCCACCACCTCTTTCTAGTTCTCGTGCTCCACCACCGGTGCCAACAGGAGGCCGTCCAGCACCGGCTATTCCTAACAGACCCGGACCTGGTGGACCACCACCGGCCCGCTCTACACCTGGCCTACCTCCTCCTATGGTACCATC TCGTGGGGGTGGTCTACAGCAGAGGGTGACGCAAGCTGCGACGCAGGCCGCTACTAATGCCGCCGTGAACGAGCTGATGGACGCATTCAAGATCAA
- the shi gene encoding dynamin-1 shibire isoform X1 — protein sequence MAGNTGMEQLIPIVNKLQDAFTQLGVHMQLDLPQIAVVGGQSAGKSSVLENFVGKDFLPRGSGIVTRRPLILQLINSTTEFAEFLHCKGKKFVDFDEVRKEIEAETDRITGSNKGISNIPINLRVYSPNVLNLTLIDLPGLTKVPIGDQPVDIEAQIKAMIFQFIKRENCLILAVTPANTDLANSDALKLAKEVDPQGVRTIGVITKLDLMDDGTDARDILENKLLPLRRGYIGVVNRSQKDIEGRKDIKNALAAERTFFLSHPSYRHLADRLGTPYLQRVLNQQLTNHIRDTLPALRDRLQKQLLALEKDVEQYKHFRPDDPAIKTKAMLQMIQQLQSDFERTIEGSGSAQINTMELSGGAKINRLFHERFPFEIVKMEFDEKELRREIAFAIRNIHGIRVGLFTPDMAFEAIVKKQINRLKEPSLKCVDLVVQELSNVVRICTDRMSRYPRLREETERIITTHVRQREQMCKEQLVLLVDCELAYMNTNHEDFIGFANAAASSHNASAQQSSENAVKSGRHTLGNQVIRKGYMCIHNLGIMKGGSKDYWFVLTSESISWFKDEEEREKKYMLPLDGLKLRDLEQGFMSRRHLFALFNPEGRNVYKDSKQLELSCETQDDVDSWKASFLRAGVYPEKSTEQANGEGEDKQRGGSEAQSSMDPQLERQVETIRNLVDSYMKIVTKTTRDLVPKTIMHLIINNAKDFINGELLAHLYASGDQTSMMEESPEEAQKREEMLRMYHACKEALRIIGDVSMATVTTPVPPPVKNDWLASGENPRLSPPSPGGPRRGVTQPPPLSSSRAPPPVPTGGRPAPAIPNRPGPGGPPPARSTPGLPPPMVPSRGGGLQQRVTQAATQAATNAAVNELMDAFKIKRPVPNIPPRIPDRPNYGRLH from the exons ATGGCAGGAAACACGGGTATGGAACAATTGATTCCGATTGTGAACAAGCTGCAAGATGCATTCACACAACTTGGGGTGCACATGCAACTTGATCTACCACAGATCGCAGTGGTAGGTGGTCAGAGTGCAGGAAAAAGTTCTGTTCTTGAGAACTTTGTCGGGAA agaTTTCTTACCTAGAGGATCAGGCATTGTAACCAGAAGACCACTTATCTTACAACTGATTAATAGTACAACTG AATTTGCTGAGTTTCTGCACTGTAAAGGTAAAAAGTTTGTGGACTTTGATGAAGTACGGAAGGAAATTGAAGCAGAAACAGACAGGATTACAGGCAGTAATAAGGGTATTTCTAACATACCTATAAATTTAAGAGTTTATTCACCCAATG TATTAAATTTAACACTGATCGACTTACCTGGCCTCACAAAAGTACCAATTGGAGATCAACCAGTAGACATAGAAGCTCAAATTAAAGCCATGATTTTTCAATTCATCAAAAGAGAAAATTGCCTTATATTGGCAGTAACACCTGCAAATACTGATTTGGCAAATAGTGATGCTCTTAAACTTGCCAAAGAAGTAGATCCTCAAG GTGTACGTACAATTGGTGTTATTACAAAACTGGATCTTATGGACGATGGTACAGATGCAAGAGATATTCTGGAAAACAAACTATTGCCTCTAAGGCGAGGTTATATAGGTGTTGTTAATAGAAGTCAAAAAGATATAGAAGGTcggaaagatattaaaaatgctTTAGCGGCTGAAAGGACGTTTTTCCTAAG CCATCCATCTTATCGGCACCTAGCAGATAGATTAGGAACACCGTATTTGCAACGTGTTTTAAACCAGCAATTAACAAATCATATCAGGGACACTCTACCAGCATTAAGAGATAGATTACAAAAACAGTTACTTGCTTTGGAAAAAGATGTAGAACAGTACAAACATTTCAGACCTGATGATCCTGCCATAAAAACAAAAGCTATGTTACA GATGATCCAACAGCTTCAGTCAGATTTTGAAAGGACTATAGAAGGTTCAGGATCTGCACAAATTAATACAATGGAGCTTAGTGGAGGTGCTAAGATAAATAGACTATTCCATGAACGTTTTCCGTTTGAAATAGTTAAAATGGAATTTGAtgaaaaagaattgagaaggGAAATTGCTTTTGCCATTAGGAATATTCATG GTATCAGGGTAGGTTTGTTTACTCCTGATATGGCCTTTGAGGCAATAGTTAAGAAGCAAATCAATAGACTCAAGGAACCTAGTCTAAAATGTGTGGACCTAGTTGTACAGGAGCTCAGTAACGTTGTACGCATTTGCACCGATAGA ATGTCACGTTATCCTAGATTGAGGGAAGAAACGGAACGTATTATTACTACTCATGTTAGACAACGTGAACAAATGTGTAAAGAGCAGCTGGTACTTCTGGTGGACTGTGAACTTGCCTACATGAACACGAATCATGAAGATTTTATCGGTTTTGCCAA CGCGGCAGCCAGTAGCCATAATGCAAG TGCACAACAGTCCTCGGAAAATGCAGTGAAATCTGGTCGTCATACATTAGGCAATCAAGTAATACGCAAAGGTTACATGTGCATCCACAATCTTGGTATAATGAAAGGTGGTTCTAAAGATTATTGGTTTGTCCTAACATCGGAGAGCATTTCATGGTTCAAGGATGAAgaa GAACGCGAGAAGAAGTACATGTTACCTTTAGATGGATTAAAATTACGAGATTTGGAACAAGGTTTCATGTCCCGACGTCACTTGTTCGCTTTGTTTAATCCTGAAGGCAGAAACGTTTACAAGGATTCCAAACAGCTTGAGTTGAGCTGTGAAACACAGGATGATGTTGATTCTTGGAAAGCTTCTTTCCTCCGAGCTGGTGTATATCCTGAGAAGTCAACGGAACAAGCAAATGGCGAAGGGgag gATAAGCAGCGG GGTGGATCGGAAGCTCAGTCATCGATGGATCCTCAGTTGGAGCGTCAAGTGGAGACTATCAGAAACCTTGTTGATTCGTACATGAAGATTGTCACCAAAACTACTCGCGATCTGGTTCCAAAGACAATTATGCATTTGATCATCAATAATGCAAAGGATTTCATCAATGGAGAGCTATTGGCTCATCTGTACGCAAGCGGTGATCAG ACTTCGATGATGGAAGAATCGCCGGAAGAGGCACAAAAACGGGAAGAAATGTTACGCATGTATCACGCATGCAAGGAAGCACTTCGTATCATCGGGGATGTTTCAATGGCGACGGTTACTACTCCGGTACCACCGCCAGTGAAAAACGATTGGTTGGCGTCTGGCGAGAATCCAAG GTTATCACCACCATCACCTGGTGGGCCAAGACGTGGAGTGACACAGCCACCACCTCTTTCTAGTTCTCGTGCTCCACCACCGGTGCCAACAGGAGGCCGTCCAGCACCGGCTATTCCTAACAGACCCGGACCTGGTGGACCACCACCGGCCCGCTCTACACCTGGCCTACCTCCTCCTATGGTACCATC TCGTGGGGGTGGTCTACAGCAGAGGGTGACGCAAGCTGCGACGCAGGCCGCTACTAATGCCGCCGTGAACGAGCTGATGGACGCATTCAAGATCAA